The genomic interval tatttattttaagtgaATAAATCGCgtcgattaaaaaaattaaaagatactGTCAACATTTTCACTAGATGTGGAAGACAAATCTAttaaaagagaaacaaagagtCCTCCCTGACCTGACCCAACAACAACTACTCCCGACTAAAACCCTGAGCCACCTCAATCGCGGACTCCTCCTACCCCAGCGGACAGGTCAGGAGAACTTTAAAAGTTGCTACCGATCGAGAAAATAGAATCGTCCAACTTCGCTCTCAAGCCCTCAGGAGCTACAGAGAACCAAGATAAAATCATACAATCAGTGGTCatcctcttcttgttcttctacttgAGATTATTTGTGGAATAGTATAAATTTGACATACTCAAGGTTAGGTTCTGGTACCAATCACAAAGCAATCACTGAGCAATCAATTACCTTGGCAGAAATTCACAGAGAGAGGGAGATAGAGAAAGAGACTCCCCTGTTGTTACACGCGTTTTCCATATATGCCAGAGAAGGTGGACTAGTACAAGTTTGATATAGTCAAGCTGGCCCTCAAATAAGATGTGGTCCATGACAAAATTTCTTGACATGGCAACACACCTAAGCTAATGGGCACTATATGGACTAGTCTTCAACCTTTTGCAGGCCTCAAAGCTCAAGCCAATTCAatcttttatatacaaattaaatattttccaGCAACAGGGGAAGATAAAGGAAGCAGAAGTTTGAGATATGTCTTTCTGTTTGCTTGTACATGTGTTATTAGTGTTCTTGTTCTGTAGTAGTAGTACACCTTCAATACTAGCCTTGAATGGCAGCTTGCCTGGCTGCCCTGACAAGTGTGGCAACGTCACCATCCCCTACCCCTTCGGCATCTCTGGCTGTAGCCTCTCCACCGGCTTCGACATCACATGCAACGACACCTACAATCCACCAAAGCCATTCACTGGCAGCCTCGGGATATTTGATATCACAGATGATGTGGTCAACGTCAACTTCACAATCGCTGGTGGTGACTACTGTAGTGGCGGCACTTTCTCTACTTGGATGCGGCTTGGTGGTGATCAATATCCCTTCACCTTCTCTCAAACCAGAAACATGTTCACCGCCATCGGCTGTGACACGCTCGCCGTCTTCTACGATGCCTGGAATACGACGTCCTCCATCAGTGGCTGTGTCTCTATGTGCAGTAACATGTCCAGCATCGACAACGGGACATGCTCCGGCAATGGCTGCTGTCAAACCTCCATCCCCACGGGTCTCAAACGCCTTTATGTTAAGCTAGACACTATAAGTGACAAAATTGGTACCTTAAATGGCTATAATTTCACTCAAACTATCACCGATTGTAGCAAAGCTTTCCTGGTGGATAAGGAATGGTTTCTGTTTCAAACCTCATTCCTCAAGTCCTTCAATCGAAGGAAAGTTCCGGTTGTGTTAGACTGGGCCATTGGAAAACAGAAATGCGACGTGGCCAAAAAAAAGTACACTGATTATGCATGCATGGGCAACACTCAGTGTGTGGACTCTGCCAACGGCCTTGGTTACCGCTGTAGCTGCCTCCCTGGATACCAAGGGAACCCTTACCTTCCTGCTTATCGTGGTGGTTGCCAAGGTATGACTACATACTCTTCCATTCCGAATCTTTGATAACTACCTAGCTAGgcatactaatatatatatgtatacatatgtgTGTGTAGTATTGATATCAGTAGTAATCATTTAGAAAAACACAACTGACTAGCATTATCATTCCttcttaatttaaatatatatgggATTCTCGTTCAGATATAAACGAGTGTGATAGTGATCAAAAGACCCACAACTGCTCTATGCTCTGTGTAAACACTCCCGGAAGCTACTACTGTTCATGTCCACATGGCTACGATGGAGATGGTAAAATCAATGGTACAGGATGCACCAAAAAATCCAAACTACTACAAATTGTTCTCGGTGAGCTAATACTTTATCCTCCTTTTATGCACACGCaaatatatctatctatctatatatatatatatagaaataactGATACGATGATTTTACTCATCACTGATCTGAACATAAAAATTAGGTTGTGCTTTGGGTTCCTTGCTTTTTCTTATGGTTGGTATTTGGTTATCATACTGGGCAACAAGGAATAGAAGGATGAACAAGCTAAGAGAGAAATTCTTCGAACAAAACGGTGGATTGCTCATGCAACAACTGCTCTCTTCACACAACAGAGGATCCAAATCCGCACGCATCTTCACCGAAAACGAACTTGATCTTGCCACAGACAACTACAATGAAAGCCGAATCCTGGGCCAAGGAGCCCACGGCATTGTCTACAAAGGAATCCTGGCAGACAGCCAAATTGTGGCCATTAAAAAGTCTAAATTCAtggacaacaacaacaacaacgaaaTCAATCAGAAGGACCAGTTTATCAATGAGGTGTTCATCCTCTCACAAGTGATCCACAAGAATGTGGTGAAGATCTTGGGTTGTTGCTTTGAGACACCAGTACCACTACTCGTGTACGAGTATGTCCCCGGGGGAACTCTTTACCATCATATCCACAAACAAAGGGGCTCACTTTCATGGAGTACTCGCTTGAAAATCGCCACAGAAACCGCTGATGCATTGTCCTACCTTCACTCTGCCACTGAAATACCAATCTTGCACAGAGATGTCAAGTCTGCAAACATTCTTCTTGATGACAACTGCATGGCCAAAGTATCAGACTTTGGAGCTTCCAGACTGATACCACAAGATACAGACAACATGACAACAATGGTTCAGGGAACACTTGGGTACTTGGATCCAGAGTATCTCCACACTGGAGTGCTGACAGAGAAGAGCGATGTTTATAGCTTCGGAGTACTCCTTGCTGAGCTCCTAACAGGGGAGCAgtcaatttcatttaaaagaaaagaggagGAGATGAACTTAGGCATGTATTTTCTTATGAAGATGAAAGCAGACACACTGTTTGATATACTAGAACCAAGAGTAAAGACTGAGGCCAAACAAGAGCAATTGCAGGGAGTGGCTGAGTTGATAAAGAGATGCCTTAAGATCAAAGGGGATGAGAGGCCAACAATGAAAGCTGTGACCTTGGAGCTTGAGCGTTTGAAAAGCCAAGATGAGGATAGCCTGCATGAATGGCCATTGAATGAGGGTGGAGTGGATGAGAGCTTGGTTGTCAAAACAAAAAGGTTTTACAATTGGAATAGGTTTGAGGATGAAAGCTTGCTCCGTGGATCAATTTGGTCTTATAATACTTCAGATCTTGAGACAGGGAATTCAAGTGATCAGCTGGTAGGTTCAAGTTCAACCATGCCCTTATCTAGCAGCACTACGAAGACTGAAATCATGCTGACTTCACTGGGACCAAAGATGAAGtgattatttttagataataGCTGGTTAGATTTGTCACGCCCCCGAACCCTAGGCAGTTGACAAACGGCACGCATACTCTGATGTCGTGACCAAGTAGACGCAAGCGCCCAAAACCcgtctcacactagataaaacaacctttaacaaatacattaactttcaaaaacaacatagaggCACAATACTCGATATATAATAGAAGCGAAAACAAGTTGTCTCACaagacattaaacataagacataAGTTCTAGGTTCACAACAagaaagtttattaacttgaaaaATGACTAGGCGgcgacttgctcaacgaccccgCTAAACTGcccaccacccaaccctactccCCGATCCGAAAGAtagagagaacaacttaatgagcttgggagcccagtaagcaaccactaaaaacatcgggatcacaaaaatgttcattagtttttaaaagtgtacaaaatgtaacaaagcgaaataaatatcaaaaatgaaaTCCGAAATCGAATTAAATCATAACTGATTTAGtttatcaaaaataacaagcatatatgtcccccaaacatctaatgccaaaaacaaaatatcataactcatttatttaaactcggtgacccgaaaGTCGGATTTttagaactcataggtttaccctcggtgacccagCCGAATATCGAGctcgttattcttcaccgacggaacggtgcgaaactatagtttctatgtcgagacgatgtcgacacggtcgggtgtttaacccccagtgacgggggttattgcattgttaattggggactcacgaatttctatacaaaaaatatatcatgTCCAAAATTATCGTCAACACAACAATGAAATTTGGTGATCCcgtttttctaatgaaaataattctaattatttcaaaatgagtTAGATGCCAATATGTGGTAAGAAtaagtaaaaatttaataaagcgGTAaccacattatttaaaatataagtaatccataacggaatggatatttaaaaattataaatcaagatTTATGCAACCATTTCAATCTTTTAAATAGCCATTGTCTCTAGAagttcaaaagtaaaataaaataagaatatataatatattaacagaACAATGGCAGTCAAGTttagaatcaattaaataaacaaataaatatataaataaaaatctataaattctGAAGATAATGGTAGATACAGTATTTTAAcccaaaacatttaaacataacaccatgaatggttttaacaataaaacccaaagtaattaaataattatgtgaatCATTTcgataattagaaatttatatatacatatatataggtttatatgCGGTTTACTTACCTGTCTAATGCCAAAACTACAAGCACCCCAAAAATTAGACTTCCACAGAATATCCTATAATAAGATTAAAAATTCCAAGGCAATCAGAACTTCTACCACATAAATAACAAGTTTTAGTGGGATGCCATTGAACACAATTTCTAGAATATTttatcctataaaaaaaaatccataataataataataataataataataataataataataataataataataataatagtgcaCTCCCCTAATTATGGGTTCTAATGGCAACAGACAACCAATTATTTAAAAGTGCTTGTCATTGAATTCCAACCGAAATTACAAATTACAAATCCAAGAATAATTTGAGCAAGCTTATCAGTaaacatttagaaaaataataacaataacaaaatcataaaaagaaaaacagtagGCTGACAACATAAGGGACACAGTGAATGGCTTCTATAATGTATTAAAATGAGATAAAAGGCAAGGCATTGTCTTTTTCATATcactttaaaacaaaaatctccATTCCCTCTCTACTATCAGCTTTTAACAACAATTAAATAATGCATTATGTGTTTGGATACCAATTTTGGACCAATATTATCATTCACTACAATCAAATGAGAACAAAAATTACCCAATCAATAGTATTCTACCAACGAGCTCTAAAAACCGGAAGCTTGCATACTAGGACAAACTGTCAACCTCGGCCATCAAATACAGTATCTATAACTGACGAAAAATATTGACATGcaagtaaaacaaaaacaatgttttAACTCATAGAGAACTTGATCATGAACAAAGGCATGCAAATCAACATAGAAATTTATTGCTAAATAGCTAGTTTTATTATGAGGAAAATCAATCCACCACTTAAtccctagatctaggaagagaaCGTTTACCTCTCAACGATAACAACACAACCCTTGACAAAGAGGCCTATCTCCGTCCTCGCCACCGGCACCACACAcccaaaaagagaagagaagaagaaagagacaagatctctctctttcttggtCCAAACGAAAATCTATATCGGGAGAAACAAagaggtggcggctagggtttgaaaacctaataaaatataaagattaagaaaaaataaaatttaataaaaaggaagGTTTCTATTCCTCTTCTGTAACAGCCATgcatgcaaaaaaattaaatgaattaaatttaaaacgtGTGGGGCCCACAACTCCTCCCtcctaaaaaaaagtttagtcctctaaactcttaCCTGATCAGATGAAAAGATACGGATATCTTTCTCTCATCTCTGACTCTAACTCCCATGTCGCTTCACGCTCTGAATGATTGCTCCATTGAACCTTTACATAAGGAATGGTCCGTCTTTTAAAGCTTGCTCTTTGAAGTCCACGATCTTCATAGGACGCTCCTTATATGTCATATCATTGTTGAGTTCAAAGTCTGAGAACTGTATTACATGATCAGGATTTGCGATGAACTTCTTCAACATAGAAACGTGGAACACATTATGCACACGGGAAAGAGCTGGCGGTAGTGCAAGCCGGTATGCCACTTCACCAATGCGCTCTAAAATCTCAAATGGGCCAATAAATCGAGGACTGAGCTTTCCTCTAACGCCAAAACGAATGACTCCCTTGGTTGGAGCGACCCTCAAGAACACATGATCCCCCACTTCAAATTCTAAACTCCTTCTCCTCGCTATCGCGATAACTCTTCTCTGTCTACTCTGAGCCGCTGCAAACGATCTCTGATCAATCGAACTTTCTCCACTGTCATTTGTACAATCTCTGGCCCTAACAATCTTCTCTCTCCCACGTCATCCCAGCAAATAGGGGATCTGCATCTCCTGCCATATAGTGCCTCATAGGGAGCCATCTGGATGCTTGCCTGATAGCTATTGTTATAAGCAAACTCAATTAAAGGCAAGTGTCGATCCCACTGAACCCCAAAATCTAGCATACAAGCCCGAAGCATATCCTCCAAGATCCGATTCGTCCTCTCGGATCGCCCATCTGCTTTTGCGGTGAAAAGTCTGTCTGAAAGTCAACTTAGTTCCCAAAGCCTTATGCAAACTTTTCCAGAAGTGTGCCACGAACCTCAGTGTCCCGATCCGACACAATCGACACTCGGAACACCATGCGACCTCACAATTTGGTCAATGTACATCTCGCTAGCTTCTCCAAAGACATGCCAGTCTTCACGACCAAGAAATGTGCGGACTTGGTTAATCATCAACCACTACCCACACTAATCGCCGAGCATCCCTTGTGGGTTCTAGGAAAACCGGACACAAAAATCCATCGCAATATTCTCCCACTTCCACTCGGGATCGGAAGTGGTCGAAGAAAGTCCACTGGTCTCTCGATGCTCCACCTTAACTCGCTGACGAGGTTAAACAGCATGCCTACAAACCGGGCATCTCT from Dioscorea cayenensis subsp. rotundata cultivar TDr96_F1 chromosome 7, TDr96_F1_v2_PseudoChromosome.rev07_lg8_w22 25.fasta, whole genome shotgun sequence carries:
- the LOC120264267 gene encoding wall-associated receptor kinase 2-like gives rise to the protein MSFCLLVHVLLVFLFCSSSTPSILALNGSLPGCPDKCGNVTIPYPFGISGCSLSTGFDITCNDTYNPPKPFTGSLGIFDITDDVVNVNFTIAGGDYCSGGTFSTWMRLGGDQYPFTFSQTRNMFTAIGCDTLAVFYDAWNTTSSISGCVSMCSNMSSIDNGTCSGNGCCQTSIPTGLKRLYVKLDTISDKIGTLNGYNFTQTITDCSKAFLVDKEWFLFQTSFLKSFNRRKVPVVLDWAIGKQKCDVAKKKYTDYACMGNTQCVDSANGLGYRCSCLPGYQGNPYLPAYRGGCQDINECDSDQKTHNCSMLCVNTPGSYYCSCPHGYDGDGKINGTGCTKKSKLLQIVLGCALGSLLFLMVGIWLSYWATRNRRMNKLREKFFEQNGGLLMQQLLSSHNRGSKSARIFTENELDLATDNYNESRILGQGAHGIVYKGILADSQIVAIKKSKFMDNNNNNEINQKDQFINEVFILSQVIHKNVVKILGCCFETPVPLLVYEYVPGGTLYHHIHKQRGSLSWSTRLKIATETADALSYLHSATEIPILHRDVKSANILLDDNCMAKVSDFGASRLIPQDTDNMTTMVQGTLGYLDPEYLHTGVLTEKSDVYSFGVLLAELLTGEQSISFKRKEEEMNLGMYFLMKMKADTLFDILEPRVKTEAKQEQLQGVAELIKRCLKIKGDERPTMKAVTLELERLKSQDEDSLHEWPLNEGGVDESLVVKTKRFYNWNRFEDESLLRGSIWSYNTSDLETGNSSDQLVGSSSTMPLSSSTTKTEIMLTSLGPKMK